The proteins below are encoded in one region of Ostrea edulis chromosome 3, xbOstEdul1.1, whole genome shotgun sequence:
- the LOC130052470 gene encoding uncharacterized protein LOC130052470, which yields MASSGGLNLITIFLIPLVTHINFAIALDCYRGSPCCILWNEDLNICSDCKGGYFGENCDSPCRYPSYGVDCQLGCFCNESYCNHKHGCRGNRDRPMEAQAESKQNTHATNRCKSTEDTKGRKVLVYLTVVLGMVGLLQLAVYIGLSVLYEPRVLTSKRPSQIAQKTRT from the exons ATGGCATCATCCGGGGGGTTAAATTTAATTACGATATTTCTGATACCGTTGGTTACCCACATCAATTTCGCCATTGCATTGGACTGTTACAG AGGTTCTCCTTGCTGCATTCTTTGGAATGAGGATTTGAACATATGTTCAG ATTGTAAAGGTGGATACTTCGGTGAAAATTGTGACTCACCTTGTCGCTATCCTAGCTATGGAGTAGATTGTCAGTTGGGGTGTTTCTGCAATGAATCGTATTGCAATCATAAGCATGGGTGTCGAG GGAATCGAGATCGCCCAATGGAAGCACAAGCTGAATCAAAACAAA ACACGCATGCTACTAATCGATGTAAGTCAACAGAAGATACCAAAGGAAGAAAAGTCCTGGTATATCTAACGGTGGTCCTCGGCATGGTCGGACTTCTCCAGCTGGCTGTTTACATTGGTTTATCAGTTCTCTATGAACCCCGGGTATTAACCAGCAAGAGGCCATCACAAATTGCACAGAAAACCAG AACTTGA